One window from the genome of Candidatus Synechococcus calcipolaris G9 encodes:
- a CDS encoding RecQ family ATP-dependent DNA helicase, protein MTELSLQDARHALQRIWGYSDFRPPQAEVIQAIIQGQDALIILPTGGGKSLCFQLPSILKTGLTLVISPLLALIENQVAELRERNLAAAAFHSECSRGDRQRVLHDLDRQKLRLLYLSPESLFSPKIWQRLIHPDLLINGLILDEAHCLVQWGDSFRPAYRRLGTVRPALEQAKPHHPRPAIAAFTATADHQVRQTIEQVLGLKQPHRVCLNPYRANLSLGVKSVCSRGHRRQQVIQFIRQQRGTSGLVYGRSRRDCETLAQTLNELGWQTLPYHGGLSAGDRRSIEQDWISNQLPFVVCTSAFGMGVNKPDVRWVCHYQAPLHLGEYIQEVGRAGRDGNAATALTLISEPTGWLDPEDRQRQRFFQQQAQAQRQEALDLANRLPRQGSIQEISQRYSQGAIALALLHQQGRLVWTDPFHYQMKPTPQGPTPPLTDASKTDLGQMQAYVHYRGCRWQALLQAFGFLQEAHAMACGRCDNCKRQK, encoded by the coding sequence ATGACCGAATTAAGTTTGCAGGATGCCCGCCACGCCCTCCAGCGAATTTGGGGCTATTCAGACTTTCGCCCACCCCAGGCCGAAGTAATTCAAGCGATTATTCAGGGACAGGATGCCTTAATTATTTTGCCCACAGGGGGAGGGAAAAGTCTTTGTTTCCAACTACCCAGTATCCTAAAAACCGGCTTAACCCTGGTGATTTCCCCCCTCTTGGCCCTGATCGAAAACCAAGTTGCCGAACTGCGGGAGCGAAATTTAGCGGCCGCCGCCTTTCATAGTGAATGCTCCAGGGGCGATCGCCAGCGGGTACTCCATGATCTCGATCGCCAAAAACTACGTTTACTGTACCTATCCCCCGAATCTCTGTTTAGTCCCAAAATCTGGCAGCGGCTCATCCACCCCGATCTGCTGATTAATGGCTTGATTTTAGATGAGGCCCATTGTTTAGTGCAGTGGGGGGATAGTTTTCGACCAGCCTATCGCCGCTTGGGTACGGTGAGACCGGCCCTAGAACAAGCAAAACCCCATCATCCTCGCCCAGCGATCGCTGCATTTACCGCCACCGCAGATCACCAGGTTCGCCAAACCATTGAACAGGTTCTCGGTCTAAAGCAGCCTCACCGGGTCTGTCTCAATCCCTATCGGGCCAACCTGAGTCTCGGGGTAAAATCCGTCTGTAGTCGGGGTCATCGTCGCCAACAGGTGATTCAGTTTATTCGCCAGCAAAGGGGAACCTCTGGCCTGGTCTATGGCCGCAGTCGTCGTGACTGTGAAACCTTGGCCCAGACCTTGAATGAATTGGGCTGGCAAACCCTGCCCTACCACGGCGGCCTCAGTGCGGGCGATCGCCGTTCCATTGAACAGGACTGGATCAGTAATCAACTTCCCTTTGTAGTCTGCACCAGTGCCTTTGGTATGGGGGTCAACAAGCCCGATGTGCGTTGGGTGTGCCATTACCAAGCCCCCCTCCATTTAGGGGAATACATCCAGGAAGTGGGCCGGGCCGGTCGGGATGGCAATGCGGCAACGGCCCTAACCCTCATTAGTGAACCCACGGGCTGGCTGGATCCCGAAGATCGGCAACGACAACGTTTTTTCCAGCAACAGGCCCAAGCCCAACGCCAAGAGGCTCTAGACCTGGCCAACCGCTTACCCCGCCAAGGATCTATTCAAGAGATTAGTCAACGCTACTCCCAGGGGGCGATCGCCCTAGCCCTGCTCCATCAACAGGGTCGCCTCGTCTGGACAGACCCCTTCCATTACCAAATGAAACCGACCCCCCAGGGCCCCACACCTCCCTTAACCGATGCCAGCAAAACCGATTTGGGCCAAATGCAAGCCTATGTTCACTACCGGGGCTGCCGTTGGCAAGCCCTCCTCCAAGCCTTTGGTTTTCTCCAGGAAGCCCACGCCATGGCCTGTGGCCGCTGTGATAACTGTAAACGCCAAAAATAA
- a CDS encoding nicotinate phosphoribosyltransferase: MTALNLSADDYGLLTDLYQLTMAAAYVGEGIAEQPSSFELTVRRLPLGYGYLVAMGLAQVVDYLENFHFSPEQIAYLQSLEVFQRAPDSFWTLLAGARFSGNLWAVPEGTVVFAHEPLLRIEAPLWQAQILETYILNTINYQTLIATRAARLRDMVGPKAPLLEFGTRRAFSPQASLWAARAALAGGFTATSNVLAAQRLGVVPAGTMAHALVMALEATQGSEQQAFTTFSQYFPGSALLIDTFDTIAAAEVLAQRREAGELEITAVRIDSGDLVHLSQQIRQLLPDVSIVASGDLDETEIMHLQASGACIDAYGIGTKLVTGTPVNGVYKLVEFNGKGVMKESSGKMTLPGRKQIFRSPEADILGLMTDTSVPGVRLLMPIMDEGKLVALMPPLGDIRQHTRASVANLPTMVRINAQPEPYPVAYSLALQELVDRIQQRRALC; this comes from the coding sequence ATGACGGCTTTGAATCTCAGTGCTGACGACTACGGATTACTGACGGATCTCTATCAACTCACCATGGCTGCGGCCTATGTGGGGGAAGGCATTGCCGAGCAGCCCAGTAGTTTTGAACTAACGGTGCGGCGGTTGCCCCTGGGCTATGGCTATTTAGTGGCCATGGGACTTGCCCAGGTGGTGGACTACCTAGAGAATTTTCATTTTAGCCCAGAGCAGATTGCCTATCTCCAAAGCCTAGAGGTTTTTCAGCGGGCACCGGACTCCTTTTGGACATTATTGGCAGGGGCACGATTTTCCGGCAATCTTTGGGCCGTTCCCGAAGGCACCGTTGTCTTTGCCCATGAGCCGCTATTGCGGATTGAGGCTCCCCTTTGGCAGGCCCAGATCCTCGAAACCTATATTCTCAATACGATTAATTACCAGACCTTGATTGCCACACGGGCGGCCCGGCTTCGGGATATGGTGGGCCCCAAGGCTCCCCTATTAGAATTTGGTACCCGGCGGGCCTTTAGTCCCCAGGCATCCCTTTGGGCGGCGCGGGCGGCCTTGGCGGGGGGGTTTACGGCCACCTCCAATGTTTTGGCGGCCCAGCGGCTAGGGGTTGTCCCCGCTGGCACCATGGCCCATGCCCTAGTGATGGCCCTAGAGGCCACCCAGGGTTCGGAGCAACAGGCCTTTACCACCTTTTCCCAGTATTTTCCCGGCTCTGCTCTCCTGATTGACACCTTCGATACGATCGCAGCGGCAGAAGTCCTGGCCCAGCGGCGGGAGGCAGGGGAATTAGAAATTACAGCGGTGCGGATTGATTCGGGAGATCTGGTGCATTTATCCCAGCAGATTCGCCAACTCTTACCGGATGTCAGTATCGTGGCCAGTGGTGATTTGGATGAAACGGAAATTATGCACCTGCAAGCCTCTGGGGCCTGTATTGATGCCTATGGCATTGGCACCAAACTCGTCACGGGTACGCCGGTGAATGGGGTTTATAAGCTGGTGGAGTTTAATGGCAAGGGAGTGATGAAGGAATCCAGCGGCAAAATGACCTTACCCGGTCGGAAGCAAATTTTCCGATCGCCCGAGGCGGATATCCTGGGCCTGATGACAGACACCTCGGTTCCGGGGGTACGCCTTTTGATGCCAATTATGGATGAAGGAAAGCTAGTTGCCTTGATGCCTCCCCTAGGGGACATTCGCCAACATACCCGCGCCTCAGTGGCCAATCTGCCGACAATGGTACGGATTAATGCCCAGCCGGAACCCTACCCGGTCGCCTATTCCCTCGCCCTCCAGGAACTGGTGGATCGCATTCAACAGCGGCGGGCCCTATGCTAA
- a CDS encoding prolyl hydroxylase family protein — MTQPKATQPSFTDVGADILLFRQLLSPEVCQQIIQVAEWITFDPSSILMGTVDPEVRSGGILPLDAQHPVQRSTQQLLYEKIQLIQRALYQHYGIKFPQVEGFSILRYRPGESYRRHVDNLLLASRMMELAQGIPTRDISIVGYLNDEFEGGETYFDRQDIKIKPATGDVIAFPSYYTHPHAALPVTQGTKYAFTTWLFY, encoded by the coding sequence ATGACCCAACCTAAGGCGACCCAACCTAGCTTTACAGATGTCGGGGCAGATATTTTACTGTTTCGGCAGTTACTCTCCCCAGAGGTTTGCCAGCAAATTATTCAGGTGGCGGAATGGATCACGTTTGATCCCTCCTCGATCTTGATGGGAACGGTGGATCCAGAGGTCCGCAGTGGCGGCATTCTTCCCCTAGATGCTCAACACCCCGTACAGCGATCGACCCAGCAGCTTCTCTACGAAAAAATTCAACTCATCCAACGGGCCCTCTACCAGCACTATGGGATTAAATTTCCCCAGGTGGAAGGGTTTTCCATTCTGCGCTACCGTCCCGGTGAGAGCTATCGTCGCCATGTGGATAACCTCCTTTTAGCCAGCCGGATGATGGAATTGGCCCAGGGCATCCCCACCCGAGATATTAGTATTGTGGGCTACTTAAACGATGAGTTTGAAGGGGGCGAGACCTACTTCGATCGCCAAGACATTAAAATCAAACCCGCTACCGGCGATGTCATTGCCTTTCCCTCCTACTACACCCATCCCCATGCCGCCTTACCCGTTACCCAGGGCACTAAATACGCCTTCACCACCTGGTTATTTTACTAA
- a CDS encoding DUF4168 domain-containing protein: MNNPWSLGKLTQGVAIALLIAVLPGVYSSLRGQSSPEPSLLFVQADVSNYARVVLEIEPIRRKYYRQAQQVVSGTVPRNSCFGYNRQNIPNGLEGICEDYLRESLQILQKYNMSLEQFNAMTQRAQVDANFSQRIQQEMLRLLQ, from the coding sequence GTGAATAATCCATGGAGCCTAGGAAAACTAACCCAAGGGGTCGCGATCGCCCTGCTGATTGCGGTACTGCCGGGGGTCTACTCTTCCCTTAGAGGCCAATCCAGTCCAGAGCCGTCTCTGCTTTTTGTGCAAGCCGATGTGAGCAACTATGCCCGTGTCGTCCTTGAGATTGAACCGATTCGCCGTAAATACTATCGCCAGGCCCAGCAGGTCGTTTCCGGGACTGTGCCACGCAATTCCTGCTTTGGTTACAATCGCCAGAATATTCCCAACGGTTTAGAAGGTATTTGTGAAGACTATCTGCGGGAATCCCTGCAAATCTTGCAAAAATATAATATGTCCCTAGAGCAGTTTAATGCCATGACCCAGCGGGCCCAGGTGGATGCCAATTTCAGTCAACGCATTCAACAGGAAATGCTGCGGCTACTACAGTAG
- a CDS encoding PAS domain S-box protein — protein sequence MAFPEPQLIQVMERLQSAIFGCDRHGRLIFVNAYGEALVGQLASSVQGVYLWDILPTSLGLTAAKVLICLENQTDYHWDCYDPLEEKWWQGFLYPDQVGLTLMMTDISQRQQSQILQQAQVIELEKWYHRFQTMGHLSRQIFWEWHQDTNWALWSGDTMTVLGHPLESMPRSIEDWMGWIHPEDQAWFQDCFWQACETKTCFAQDYRLRDGDGAYYWVSDRREFAQSTEGQTHGWGIIVDIHDRKIMELALAESEYRWRTIFEAAALGIVIVEPGNNYKLVSCNPSFSEFVGYSIPELLDLHPADLTFPEDWQREQALIHQCCEQSKKFYQFKKRYRHKNGQVLWANLTLSYVQDDQHNLQFIVALIENISDRQTLEDSLETERFRYQQLVENSPNLILSLDALKHLKTINWAALDVLDSLDTDEGQSYQKLLHPQESIERVEYLLDRVLQGESISDIELIFNSPDGQPHYMLTHLYPLVSHHQQQDSTGCVLISTDITAQKKALQDLNEREAQYRSVFESVTDGLHVFDMDTGKLVEANPAACAMHGYTYAEFMDLDPRQFVHPNCHAMFSNFMETVRAGKRFESEAQNICKDGSIIDIHVYGLQFTYRGRPHVLSVVRDITELKQIEAKRQQVENQLRESENLFRSLIHDLNVGVIVYGQTGDVQIVNHKACELLGLTEAEFLGKTCFDLDCQLLNEEGSPIPMEQHPVAQAIAQRQCIPNRVVGVHNHQTHDLHWLQATADPQTTPQGTVGRVIVTFSDISDRKRTEDQLRHQAEREQALNHVIQSIRDSIDIETIFTTTVQQIGSLLKLDRALITEYMPEQKGWVAIHEHRPDPSTPTTLGVIIPEEDNPVSDQVKQGKMVRLDRIADTDLANDHNNPCAFIEQSGGWLIFPLVINHQTWGTLTLQRYDEHPNWQDHEIALAQSVVNQLAVAIRQAQLYRDLQHANAELSRLATIDGLTQIANRRHFDLHLSQEWQRCLREQACLSLVLCDVDYFKPYNDHYGHQAGDDCLIQIAQTLAQAARRSTDLIARYGGEEFALVLPNTDLDGTLRVIHKIQEALHRLNIPHLASSIGDRITISFGVVTLTPHSSRSLDEFLNAADQSLYHAKQSGRNTYCIHYLSYSNPASPETTSPDLRIT from the coding sequence ATGGCCTTTCCAGAACCTCAACTCATCCAGGTCATGGAGCGATTGCAAAGTGCTATCTTTGGTTGCGATCGCCATGGGCGACTGATATTTGTCAATGCCTATGGGGAGGCACTTGTCGGTCAACTCGCCAGCAGTGTTCAAGGGGTCTACCTGTGGGATATTTTACCTACCTCCCTTGGGTTGACTGCCGCAAAAGTCTTAATATGCCTGGAAAACCAAACGGATTACCATTGGGATTGTTACGATCCCCTTGAGGAGAAGTGGTGGCAAGGATTTCTCTACCCGGATCAGGTGGGACTCACCCTGATGATGACGGATATTAGCCAGCGGCAGCAGAGTCAAATTCTCCAGCAAGCCCAAGTCATCGAACTGGAAAAATGGTACCACCGCTTCCAAACCATGGGCCATCTCAGTCGTCAGATTTTTTGGGAATGGCATCAGGACACCAACTGGGCCCTGTGGAGTGGTGATACGATGACGGTTTTGGGCCATCCCCTCGAATCCATGCCCCGCTCCATTGAGGACTGGATGGGCTGGATCCACCCGGAGGATCAAGCTTGGTTCCAGGATTGTTTTTGGCAGGCCTGTGAAACAAAGACCTGTTTTGCCCAGGACTACCGTCTTAGGGATGGCGATGGAGCCTACTACTGGGTCAGCGATCGCCGCGAGTTTGCCCAGAGTACAGAAGGACAGACCCATGGGTGGGGAATTATTGTCGATATTCACGATCGCAAGATCATGGAGTTAGCCCTCGCCGAAAGTGAATATCGCTGGCGCACGATTTTTGAAGCGGCGGCCCTGGGAATTGTCATTGTGGAGCCAGGGAACAACTATAAATTAGTCTCCTGCAATCCATCCTTCTCTGAATTTGTCGGCTATAGTATCCCCGAACTCCTAGACTTACATCCAGCGGATCTCACCTTTCCTGAGGACTGGCAGAGGGAGCAAGCCCTCATTCACCAGTGCTGTGAACAGTCAAAAAAGTTCTATCAATTCAAAAAGCGATATCGTCACAAAAATGGTCAGGTTCTCTGGGCGAATTTAACCCTATCCTACGTTCAAGATGATCAACACAATCTGCAATTTATTGTTGCCCTGATTGAAAATATTAGCGATCGCCAGACCTTAGAAGACTCCCTGGAGACAGAACGCTTTCGCTATCAACAACTGGTCGAAAACTCCCCCAATCTCATCCTCAGTCTAGATGCCCTTAAACATCTCAAAACCATTAACTGGGCTGCCCTAGACGTTTTAGATTCCCTGGATACCGATGAGGGCCAATCCTACCAAAAGTTACTCCATCCCCAGGAGTCTATCGAGCGGGTTGAATACCTCCTCGATCGCGTCCTCCAGGGTGAATCAATCAGTGACATCGAGCTTATTTTCAATAGCCCCGATGGTCAACCCCATTATATGCTGACCCACCTCTATCCCCTTGTTAGCCATCACCAGCAACAGGATTCCACTGGCTGTGTTTTGATTAGCACCGATATTACCGCCCAAAAGAAAGCCCTCCAAGACCTGAACGAACGGGAAGCCCAATATCGCAGTGTGTTTGAATCCGTCACCGATGGCCTCCATGTTTTTGATATGGATACGGGCAAACTAGTGGAAGCAAATCCGGCGGCCTGTGCCATGCATGGCTATACCTACGCAGAGTTCATGGATTTAGACCCACGGCAGTTTGTCCACCCCAATTGCCATGCCATGTTTAGCAATTTTATGGAAACGGTTCGGGCTGGCAAACGTTTTGAATCCGAGGCTCAAAATATCTGTAAAGATGGCTCCATCATTGATATTCATGTCTATGGTTTACAGTTTACCTACCGCGGTCGCCCCCATGTCCTATCCGTGGTACGGGACATTACCGAACTCAAACAGATTGAAGCAAAACGGCAGCAGGTTGAAAACCAACTTCGGGAAAGTGAAAACCTCTTTCGATCCCTGATTCATGACCTGAATGTGGGTGTCATTGTCTATGGTCAAACGGGAGATGTGCAAATCGTCAACCATAAGGCCTGTGAACTGCTTGGTTTAACGGAGGCGGAATTTCTCGGGAAAACCTGCTTTGACCTAGACTGTCAACTCCTCAATGAAGAGGGCAGCCCCATCCCCATGGAGCAGCATCCGGTAGCCCAGGCGATCGCCCAAAGGCAGTGCATTCCTAATCGAGTAGTCGGTGTTCACAACCATCAAACCCATGACCTCCATTGGTTGCAAGCCACCGCAGATCCGCAAACTACGCCCCAGGGAACCGTTGGCCGCGTCATTGTTACCTTTAGTGATATTAGCGATCGCAAACGCACCGAGGATCAACTGCGTCACCAGGCAGAGCGGGAACAGGCCCTTAACCATGTGATTCAGTCCATCCGCGACTCCATTGACATTGAAACAATTTTTACGACCACGGTGCAGCAAATCGGCTCCCTCCTGAAGCTCGATCGGGCCCTGATTACGGAATATATGCCGGAACAAAAGGGTTGGGTTGCCATTCATGAGCATCGTCCCGATCCATCCACACCCACAACCCTGGGGGTGATTATTCCTGAGGAAGATAACCCCGTCAGTGATCAGGTCAAACAGGGAAAAATGGTACGCCTCGATCGGATAGCTGATACTGATTTAGCCAACGATCACAATAATCCCTGTGCATTCATTGAACAATCCGGCGGCTGGTTAATTTTTCCCTTGGTTATTAATCATCAAACCTGGGGAACCTTGACCCTTCAGCGGTACGATGAACATCCCAATTGGCAGGATCATGAAATTGCCCTCGCCCAGTCCGTTGTCAATCAACTGGCCGTCGCCATTCGCCAAGCCCAACTTTATCGGGATTTGCAACACGCCAACGCCGAACTCTCACGCCTGGCCACCATTGATGGATTAACCCAAATTGCCAATCGGCGGCACTTTGATCTCCATTTGTCCCAAGAATGGCAACGCTGTTTACGGGAGCAAGCCTGTTTATCCCTAGTGCTGTGTGATGTGGACTACTTCAAACCCTACAATGACCACTACGGCCACCAAGCGGGGGATGATTGCCTGATTCAAATTGCCCAAACCCTGGCCCAAGCTGCCCGTCGCTCCACGGATTTAATTGCCCGCTACGGTGGTGAAGAGTTTGCCTTAGTTTTACCCAATACCGATTTAGACGGTACGTTACGGGTGATCCACAAAATTCAAGAAGCCCTACATCGACTCAATATCCCCCATTTAGCCTCGTCTATTGGCGATCGCATTACCATTAGCTTTGGTGTTGTCACCCTTACCCCCCATTCCTCCCGTTCCCTAGACGAGTTCTTAAACGCCGCAGATCAATCCCTCTACCACGCCAAGCAGTCCGGCCGCAATACCTACTGTATCCATTATTTGAGCTATTCTAATCCGGCTTCACCGGAGACGACCTCACCGGATTTACGAATCACCTAA
- the trpS gene encoding tryptophan--tRNA ligase, translating into MNKQRVLSGVQPTGSLHLGNYLGAIRTWVEGQANYDNFFCVVDLHAITVPHDPTLLAAQTYGVAALYLACGIDLVHSTIFVQSHVSAHAELTWLLNCITPLNWLEAMIQFKEKAIKQGENVGVGLLDYPVLMAADILLYDADRVPVGEDQKQHLELARDIASRVNFLFGSGEGEQVILKLPQPLIRTEGARVMSLTDGRRKMSKSDPSEQSRINLLDSAADIQRKIKRCKTDPVRGLVFDDPDRPECHNLLTLYMVLSNQTKEQVARECADMGWGQFKPLLTDTIIHGLEPIQTRYQEIMAAPDYLDQVLRQGQEKAAAVATTTLDRVKQAFGFAPNVK; encoded by the coding sequence ATGAACAAGCAACGGGTCTTATCAGGAGTTCAGCCCACCGGCAGCCTCCATCTGGGGAATTATTTGGGAGCCATTCGCACCTGGGTTGAGGGTCAAGCAAATTACGATAACTTTTTTTGCGTCGTGGATCTCCATGCCATTACGGTTCCCCATGATCCAACCCTATTAGCCGCCCAAACCTATGGTGTTGCCGCTCTCTACCTTGCCTGTGGCATTGATCTCGTCCATTCAACGATTTTTGTCCAGTCCCATGTGTCCGCCCACGCCGAACTCACCTGGTTATTGAACTGTATTACCCCCCTGAATTGGCTAGAGGCGATGATTCAGTTTAAGGAAAAAGCAATTAAACAGGGCGAAAATGTTGGTGTTGGTCTTCTTGATTATCCCGTTTTAATGGCCGCCGATATTTTGCTCTACGATGCCGATCGCGTCCCCGTGGGGGAAGATCAAAAACAACACCTAGAACTGGCCCGGGATATTGCCAGTCGGGTTAATTTTCTCTTTGGTTCAGGAGAAGGAGAACAAGTCATTCTCAAGCTGCCCCAACCCCTCATTCGCACCGAGGGAGCCAGGGTAATGAGTTTGACCGATGGCCGCCGGAAAATGTCGAAGTCTGACCCCTCCGAGCAAAGCCGGATTAACCTTTTGGATTCCGCCGCAGACATCCAACGGAAAATTAAGCGTTGCAAAACCGATCCGGTACGGGGACTGGTCTTTGATGATCCCGATCGCCCGGAATGCCATAACCTCCTTACCCTCTATATGGTGTTATCCAACCAAACCAAAGAACAGGTGGCTAGGGAGTGTGCCGATATGGGCTGGGGACAGTTTAAGCCCCTGCTAACGGATACGATCATCCATGGACTAGAACCCATTCAAACCCGTTACCAAGAAATCATGGCCGCACCGGATTATTTAGACCAGGTTCTCCGCCAGGGTCAGGAAAAAGCCGCCGCCGTAGCAACCACAACCTTAGATCGGGTCAAGCAGGCCTTTGGATTTGCTCCCAATGTTAAATAA
- a CDS encoding DUF3288 family protein encodes MANPEQKEQQHPRAGGDRLISERLLQGEATDYHLVELGRLIIRYQGFPGAKDIQANLKAALDRWQLTEAELFEQTRAIHQRGGLYKVSSNKKDDWT; translated from the coding sequence ATGGCAAATCCAGAACAAAAAGAGCAGCAACATCCTCGGGCCGGGGGCGATCGCCTGATCTCAGAACGCCTACTCCAGGGAGAGGCCACGGATTACCATCTAGTGGAACTAGGGCGATTGATCATTCGCTACCAAGGGTTTCCTGGCGCAAAGGATATTCAAGCCAATCTAAAGGCAGCCCTAGACCGTTGGCAATTGACGGAAGCAGAACTATTTGAGCAAACCCGCGCCATTCATCAGCGGGGCGGCCTTTATAAGGTGAGTAGCAACAAAAAAGATGACTGGACCTAA
- the rlmN gene encoding 23S rRNA (adenine(2503)-C(2))-methyltransferase RlmN, translating to MNAPTALDDRPLLGRSQSELETWVTEHHQPAYRGRQLHQWLYQKGVRSLQQITVFPQKWRDDLNHIPLGRSHIEQRLEAKDGTVKYLLRLGDDQIIETVGIPTARRLTVCVSSQVGCPMACDFCATGKGGFSRNLAPHEIIDQVLTVQEDFQQRVSHVVFMGMGEPLLNLENVLAALTSINRDVGIGQRHLTVSTVGIPQQIRRLARYDLQITLAVSLHASNQDLRCQLIPSAQHYPLDTLLADCRYYVEQTGRRISFEYTVLAGVNDQPHHAQELAHHLRGFQSHVNLIPYNPIADAPYARPHGQDIEAFLGELEDYGLTASIRRSRGLDRQAACGQLRQDAQRAVQTHDPT from the coding sequence ATGAATGCTCCCACTGCCCTGGACGATCGTCCCCTATTAGGTCGTTCCCAATCCGAATTAGAGACTTGGGTGACGGAACATCATCAACCCGCCTATCGGGGCCGCCAATTACACCAGTGGCTGTATCAAAAGGGGGTGCGATCGCTGCAACAGATCACCGTCTTTCCCCAAAAATGGCGGGATGATCTGAACCATATTCCCCTAGGGCGATCGCACATTGAGCAGCGTTTAGAAGCCAAGGATGGGACGGTTAAATACCTCTTGAGACTAGGGGATGATCAGATTATTGAAACCGTGGGGATTCCCACGGCGCGACGGTTGACCGTCTGTGTCTCCTCCCAGGTGGGGTGTCCCATGGCCTGTGATTTTTGTGCCACCGGGAAAGGGGGATTTAGTCGTAATCTTGCCCCCCACGAAATTATTGATCAAGTTTTAACCGTCCAGGAAGACTTTCAGCAGCGCGTCAGCCATGTGGTGTTTATGGGTATGGGGGAACCCCTCCTCAATTTAGAGAATGTTTTGGCCGCCCTCACCTCCATCAATCGGGATGTGGGCATTGGTCAACGCCATCTGACGGTCTCGACGGTGGGTATTCCCCAACAGATTCGCCGTTTAGCCCGCTACGATCTCCAGATTACCCTGGCAGTTAGCCTCCACGCATCCAATCAAGACCTGCGCTGCCAATTAATTCCCAGTGCCCAGCACTATCCCCTGGACACCCTGTTAGCCGATTGCCGATACTATGTGGAGCAGACCGGCCGCCGGATTAGTTTTGAATATACCGTCCTTGCCGGTGTCAACGATCAGCCCCACCATGCCCAGGAACTCGCCCACCACCTGCGGGGATTCCAGAGCCATGTCAACCTGATTCCCTATAATCCCATTGCCGATGCTCCCTATGCCCGGCCCCATGGTCAGGATATAGAGGCCTTTTTAGGGGAACTAGAGGACTACGGCCTCACTGCCAGTATCCGGCGATCGCGGGGATTGGATCGCCAAGCCGCCTGTGGCCAACTACGCCAAGATGCCCAAAGGGCCGTCCAGACCCATGACCCAACCTAA
- a CDS encoding DUF2949 domain-containing protein, which produces MREPTQLVDYLEQELSLAPATIQMALKQWQEHRGPLPIILWQYGFITLEQLDKIFDFIETKER; this is translated from the coding sequence ATGCGGGAACCCACTCAACTGGTTGACTATTTAGAGCAAGAGCTATCCTTAGCACCAGCAACCATTCAAATGGCCCTAAAACAATGGCAGGAGCATCGCGGCCCCCTACCCATTATTCTCTGGCAGTACGGCTTCATTACCCTGGAGCAGTTGGATAAAATCTTTGATTTCATCGAGACCAAAGAGCGATAA